One window of the Crateriforma spongiae genome contains the following:
- a CDS encoding ECF-type sigma factor, giving the protein MSDTHDITAIIRSVEDGDPDAAAELWSHCFPRLLNFCRGRLPEHMRRVLDEEDVALSAFKSFCLGAAGGAFGDIKGRDELWKLLFCIAGRKAQGYIRHQNRQKRGGGKVAGESIFKSDDDSSVSPGIEQVADQTPCHVSKAHFVSDCETLFDMLDDQKLQMVAILRIEGYSVDEIAARMECSRRSVERRLNLIRRIWQSAFDDAEPPESNQGSDG; this is encoded by the coding sequence TTGTCCGACACGCACGACATCACCGCCATTATCCGTAGCGTCGAAGACGGCGATCCGGACGCCGCCGCAGAACTGTGGAGTCATTGTTTTCCGCGTTTACTGAACTTCTGCCGCGGTCGCCTTCCCGAGCACATGCGGCGTGTCTTGGACGAAGAAGACGTGGCGTTGTCGGCATTCAAAAGCTTCTGCTTGGGCGCAGCCGGCGGTGCCTTCGGCGACATCAAGGGGCGTGACGAACTGTGGAAGTTGTTGTTCTGTATCGCCGGACGGAAGGCACAGGGTTACATTCGCCACCAGAACCGTCAGAAACGTGGGGGCGGCAAAGTCGCCGGTGAATCCATCTTCAAATCCGACGACGATTCGTCCGTTTCGCCCGGGATCGAACAAGTGGCCGATCAGACGCCTTGTCACGTCAGCAAGGCGCATTTCGTCAGCGATTGCGAAACACTTTTCGACATGCTGGACGATCAGAAGCTGCAGATGGTGGCAATCCTACGCATCGAAGGCTACAGCGTCGACGAAATCGCGGCGCGCATGGAATGCTCGCGGCGAAGCGTCGAGCGCCGACTGAATTTGATTCGCCGAATTTGGCAAAGCGCCTTTGACGATGCGGAGCCACCAGAATCAAATCAAGGTAGCGACGGCTGA
- a CDS encoding protein kinase domain-containing protein produces the protein MPPNAEALSIESLRRIEQWCSEYESLPQRQRFQQFLGLASDQERPALARELVGLDAELRASRGEKPRVEDYRSLCADPRIAIKESELRDLVCGQVQVAEPKPHSTRYRFIQRIGRGGNGDVWKVEDTVGQRTLALKLLRGPLENSSAATLRMNREALLTGRLQHPGIPPIYDHGVLEDGRPFFTMKLVGGETFADTLKNRSDSSDELSRCLGIFEQLAQTVAYAHAQGVIHRDLKPQNVMVGAFGEVQVMDWGMAKPSAESTLETSTTQYDSDRPHASLQSTQSDDDTTRGANDESWDDLQQSLTADGDVLGTPAYMSPEQARGEIKTLDARSDVFALGAILFEILTRQRLHHGCSVIESLQRTTLGQFDAALTTLLNSDAHPELKTLCEKCLSTDPEMRPADAGIVSDAMTDHLTGVEKRARSAELQQREASVRSSEDRKRRQLQTRTALVVAVVSIIGAGVAIWQRREAVRAGQETSDALALADQRFDEAQSVVDEFLTRVADDNGVLTRTSGAQAIRRDLMQKAVDYYEDLEAESKQTPEFRFKIAQTHRRLGEVMYLLSPGGEKLEHHADQAIRICEQLLNDDPDNAAYLACKTDAYALKVRALSQSWRDQQALPIAQSSRELARTLMDLRGNDDDHFRYATHTGLLALIYHRLKDRNQCQTLFQQAIQIATPIQQANPDNGRYATKLARIQSNYGAYCGWGRGQWKECRKHFQMAVDLQEQAVQLQPSRVDWCHGLATFQMNLAMSLTHTGDIPQAESMFRDSIRSHEKVVRENPLDVDSRWSLALIYGNFATFSLTRLKNADDCEQFLIRSAEQYKLLSDDHPDVEVYMESYTDALESLIDVRVRIANADSRPDVPNDPTMVLRIARPELQLILEQWSLWLDAHPKSDKYRRSIAYWSALLPETPPDLLLKSTDHVTGDQASLRHLDSKWIDARALALIRSDRHTEAIDLLKMCESQSPSAVRLTIESLARVDQDPDAAVDYLGRAKAYKFKIGHTRSDYRMLAEQADAVLANLQSSE, from the coding sequence ATGCCACCCAACGCCGAAGCGTTGTCGATCGAATCGCTGCGACGGATTGAGCAGTGGTGCAGTGAATACGAATCACTGCCTCAGAGGCAACGTTTCCAGCAGTTCCTGGGGCTTGCCAGCGACCAAGAACGCCCGGCCTTGGCGCGAGAACTGGTGGGGCTGGACGCGGAACTGCGAGCCAGCCGAGGTGAAAAGCCACGCGTCGAAGACTATCGATCGCTTTGTGCCGACCCGAGAATCGCGATCAAAGAATCAGAACTTCGTGACTTGGTCTGCGGTCAAGTTCAAGTCGCAGAACCCAAACCGCATTCCACACGCTATCGGTTCATCCAGCGTATCGGTCGTGGCGGAAACGGTGACGTTTGGAAAGTCGAAGACACGGTCGGCCAACGGACGCTGGCACTCAAGCTGCTGCGCGGTCCGCTGGAAAACAGTTCCGCTGCGACGCTGCGGATGAATCGCGAGGCTTTGCTGACCGGGCGGCTACAGCATCCCGGTATTCCACCAATCTATGACCACGGTGTTCTGGAAGACGGCCGCCCCTTTTTCACCATGAAGTTGGTCGGCGGAGAAACGTTTGCCGACACTCTGAAGAACAGGTCCGATTCCAGCGATGAATTGTCACGTTGTCTGGGCATCTTCGAACAACTGGCTCAGACCGTCGCGTATGCACACGCCCAAGGCGTGATCCACCGCGATTTGAAACCTCAAAACGTCATGGTCGGCGCGTTCGGCGAAGTCCAAGTGATGGATTGGGGAATGGCAAAGCCGTCAGCCGAATCGACGTTGGAAACATCCACCACGCAATACGACTCGGATCGCCCCCACGCATCGCTGCAATCCACCCAATCCGATGACGACACGACACGCGGCGCCAACGATGAATCCTGGGATGACTTGCAACAAAGTCTGACGGCCGACGGAGATGTCTTGGGCACACCGGCCTACATGTCGCCGGAACAAGCACGGGGCGAAATCAAAACGCTGGACGCACGCAGCGACGTGTTTGCTTTGGGCGCGATTCTGTTCGAAATCTTGACACGACAAAGATTACATCACGGATGCTCGGTCATCGAATCACTACAGCGGACGACGCTGGGGCAATTCGATGCGGCACTTACGACGCTGCTCAACAGTGACGCGCATCCGGAATTGAAAACGCTTTGTGAAAAATGTCTTAGCACGGACCCGGAAATGCGACCCGCCGACGCGGGCATCGTCTCCGACGCCATGACCGATCACCTGACCGGCGTGGAAAAACGTGCCCGCTCCGCTGAATTACAGCAGCGTGAAGCCAGCGTGCGCAGCAGCGAAGATCGCAAACGACGGCAATTGCAAACGCGAACCGCATTGGTCGTCGCGGTGGTTTCAATCATCGGCGCGGGCGTCGCCATCTGGCAGCGTCGTGAAGCCGTTCGCGCCGGCCAGGAGACGTCCGATGCGCTGGCGTTGGCGGACCAGAGGTTCGACGAGGCACAATCGGTCGTGGATGAATTTCTGACCCGGGTTGCTGATGACAACGGTGTGTTGACTCGCACCTCCGGTGCACAAGCCATTCGTCGCGACCTGATGCAGAAGGCCGTCGACTATTACGAAGACTTGGAAGCCGAATCGAAACAGACGCCGGAGTTCCGTTTCAAGATTGCACAAACGCATCGACGTCTGGGCGAAGTGATGTATTTGCTGTCCCCCGGCGGTGAAAAGCTGGAACATCACGCCGATCAAGCCATCCGGATCTGCGAACAACTGCTTAACGACGATCCGGACAACGCCGCCTACCTTGCGTGCAAGACCGACGCCTATGCGTTGAAGGTCCGAGCGTTATCACAAAGCTGGCGCGATCAACAAGCCCTGCCGATCGCACAGTCGTCACGCGAACTGGCGCGGACTTTGATGGACCTTCGCGGCAACGACGATGATCACTTCCGTTACGCCACTCACACGGGGTTATTGGCACTGATCTATCACCGTTTGAAAGACCGTAACCAGTGCCAAACACTGTTTCAACAAGCGATCCAAATCGCCACGCCAATTCAACAAGCGAACCCGGACAACGGTAGGTATGCGACAAAACTCGCACGCATTCAATCCAACTATGGGGCGTATTGCGGTTGGGGACGCGGCCAATGGAAAGAATGCCGAAAACACTTCCAAATGGCGGTGGATCTGCAGGAACAGGCGGTCCAGCTACAGCCATCGCGAGTGGACTGGTGCCACGGTTTGGCCACGTTCCAGATGAATTTGGCGATGTCACTAACCCACACCGGCGACATCCCCCAAGCGGAATCCATGTTCCGCGATTCGATCCGGTCGCACGAGAAGGTGGTTCGCGAAAACCCGCTGGATGTCGATTCGCGATGGTCGTTGGCGTTGATCTACGGAAACTTTGCGACCTTCTCATTGACTCGTCTGAAAAATGCTGACGACTGTGAACAATTCCTGATCCGCTCCGCGGAACAGTACAAGCTCTTGTCAGACGATCATCCCGATGTGGAGGTCTACATGGAATCGTACACCGACGCGCTTGAATCGCTGATCGATGTGCGAGTTCGAATCGCAAACGCTGATTCCAGGCCAGACGTTCCGAATGATCCGACGATGGTTTTGCGGATCGCCCGACCCGAACTTCAGCTAATACTGGAACAATGGTCGTTGTGGCTGGATGCGCATCCGAAGTCGGATAAGTATCGTCGATCCATTGCCTATTGGTCGGCGCTGTTACCCGAAACGCCCCCGGACCTACTTTTGAAGTCGACGGACCATGTCACGGGCGACCAAGCATCACTTCGCCATTTGGATTCCAAGTGGATCGACGCGCGTGCGTTGGCGCTGATTCGCAGTGATCGTCACACCGAAGCGATCGATTTGTTGAAAATGTGTGAAAGCCAATCGCCTTCTGCGGTTCGCTTGACGATCGAATCCTTGGCCCGCGTAGACCAGGACCCTGATGCCGCAGTAGACTACCTGGGTCGCGCTAAGGCGTACAAATTCAAGATCGGTCATACACGCAGTGATTACCGAATGCTGGCGGAACAGGCCGACGCCGTTTTGGCGAATCTCCAGTCATCCGAATAG